In one window of Halorubrum sp. BV1 DNA:
- a CDS encoding aldo/keto reductase: MPVLGIGTWQNEDPAQCTESVATALEMGYRHVDTAQAYGNEAAVGEGIAAADVDREDVFLATKVWIDQLAPDDVAASTRESLEKLAVDSVDLLYVHWPAGAYDPEETLPAFAELRDDGLIDRIGVSNFEPEHLDAAADVLGEAPFANQVEMHPLLQQEELREYADGSDVELVAYSPLARGAVLENPTVTEIAEDRGVSAAQISLAWLREKGVTAIPKATSEAHIRDNFASLDVDLADEEVDAIDAIEERDRRVDPDFGPDWD; the protein is encoded by the coding sequence ATGCCGGTTCTCGGAATCGGAACGTGGCAGAACGAGGACCCCGCACAGTGTACCGAGTCGGTGGCGACGGCACTGGAGATGGGGTACCGTCACGTCGACACCGCGCAGGCGTACGGCAACGAGGCGGCCGTCGGCGAGGGGATCGCGGCCGCGGACGTCGACCGCGAGGACGTCTTTCTCGCCACGAAAGTCTGGATCGACCAGCTTGCGCCCGACGATGTCGCCGCCTCGACGCGCGAGAGCCTCGAGAAGCTCGCGGTCGATTCCGTCGATCTCCTGTACGTCCACTGGCCGGCGGGCGCGTACGACCCCGAGGAGACGCTACCGGCGTTCGCCGAACTGCGCGACGACGGCCTGATAGACCGGATCGGCGTCTCGAACTTCGAACCCGAACACCTCGACGCCGCGGCCGACGTGCTCGGCGAAGCCCCGTTCGCGAATCAGGTGGAGATGCACCCGCTCCTCCAGCAGGAGGAACTTCGCGAGTACGCGGACGGCAGCGACGTCGAACTCGTCGCGTACTCGCCGCTGGCCCGCGGCGCAGTCTTGGAGAATCCGACGGTCACGGAGATAGCCGAGGACCGCGGCGTCAGCGCGGCACAGATCAGCCTCGCGTGGCTCCGCGAGAAGGGCGTGACCGCGATCCCGAAGGCGACGAGCGAGGCCCACATTCGCGACAACTTCGCGAGCCTTGACGTCGACCTCGCGGACGAGGAGGTCGACGCGATCGACGCGATCGAGGAGCGCGACCGCCGCGTCGACCCCGATTTCGGCCCCGATTGGGACTGA
- a CDS encoding S9 family peptidase: protein MHRYDIERYLNVRSAGGADIGPDGRLSVILNTTGTGQVWSLDAPLSWPTQRTFFEETVSFVDSSPERPEAVFGMDEGGNERTQLYRLNYESGEIVDLTRRPAAKHRWGGWDGEGDRFAFASNRRDEAVFDVYVQERAAEASGDAAGDRSDAPSDPPDPELVYEGDGWLSVAGWSPSDDRLVVHEAHASFDHDLYTLDVESGELTHHTPHDGDIRYGSPQWGPDGDAIYLVTDHDSDTLRLERLDLATGEFTVVVSGDEWNVDGVALHEESRRLVYSRNVDGYTELSVGELVAPDRIDELPAPDLPDGVAGGVSFGPDGDRFAVTATGSTHNANVHVIEATTGETERWTAAATAGIPPETFIERELVRYPTFDKREIPAYLSVPETEPPDSGYPVVVDIHGGPESQRRPSFSSVTQYLLNSGYAVFEPNVRGSSGYGKAYAALDDVRKRMDSVKDLRAGVEWLHDHPEIDPDRVVAMGGSYGGFMVLAALTEFPELWAAGVDVVGIANFVTFLEHTGDWRRELREAEYGSLADDREFLESISPVNRIDRIQSPLFVLHGANDPRVPVDEAEQIAERAREQGVPVRKLVFDDEGHGLSKLENRIEAYRAIVAFLGEHV from the coding sequence ATGCACCGATACGACATCGAGCGATACCTCAACGTCCGCAGCGCCGGCGGAGCCGACATCGGTCCCGACGGTCGGCTCTCCGTCATCTTGAACACGACCGGCACCGGTCAGGTGTGGTCGCTCGACGCACCGCTCTCGTGGCCTACACAGCGCACCTTCTTCGAGGAGACGGTCTCGTTCGTCGACTCCTCGCCGGAGCGTCCCGAAGCCGTCTTCGGCATGGACGAGGGCGGGAACGAGCGCACGCAGCTGTATCGCCTCAACTACGAGTCCGGCGAGATAGTCGATCTCACCCGCCGTCCGGCGGCGAAACACCGCTGGGGCGGCTGGGACGGCGAGGGAGATCGGTTCGCGTTCGCCTCGAACCGCAGAGACGAGGCCGTCTTCGACGTGTACGTCCAAGAGCGGGCGGCCGAGGCGAGCGGCGACGCCGCGGGCGACCGCTCCGACGCCCCGAGCGACCCGCCCGATCCAGAACTGGTGTACGAGGGCGACGGGTGGCTCTCTGTCGCCGGGTGGTCGCCGAGCGACGACCGCCTCGTCGTCCACGAGGCGCACGCCTCCTTCGACCACGACCTGTACACCCTCGACGTCGAGAGCGGTGAGCTGACACACCACACGCCACACGACGGCGACATCCGCTACGGCAGCCCGCAGTGGGGGCCGGACGGCGACGCGATATATCTGGTCACCGACCACGACAGCGATACGCTCCGCTTGGAGCGGCTGGACCTCGCGACCGGCGAGTTCACCGTCGTCGTCTCCGGCGACGAGTGGAACGTCGACGGCGTCGCGCTTCATGAGGAGTCCCGACGGCTGGTCTACTCGCGCAACGTCGACGGCTACACGGAACTGTCGGTCGGCGAACTGGTCGCCCCCGACCGGATCGACGAACTGCCCGCCCCGGACCTCCCGGACGGCGTCGCCGGCGGCGTGAGTTTCGGTCCCGACGGCGATCGGTTCGCGGTCACCGCGACTGGGAGCACGCACAACGCGAACGTCCATGTGATCGAGGCGACGACCGGAGAGACGGAGCGGTGGACCGCGGCCGCGACGGCGGGCATCCCACCCGAGACGTTCATCGAACGCGAACTGGTCCGCTATCCCACCTTCGATAAACGAGAGATCCCGGCGTACCTCTCGGTGCCGGAGACGGAGCCGCCCGACTCGGGGTATCCCGTCGTCGTCGACATCCACGGCGGGCCGGAGTCCCAGCGCCGTCCCTCGTTTTCGTCGGTCACGCAGTACCTGCTGAACAGCGGGTACGCCGTCTTCGAGCCGAACGTCCGCGGATCGTCCGGCTATGGGAAGGCGTACGCGGCCTTAGACGACGTCAGAAAGCGGATGGATTCGGTGAAAGACCTCCGCGCCGGTGTCGAGTGGCTGCACGACCACCCCGAGATCGACCCCGACCGCGTCGTCGCGATGGGCGGCTCCTACGGCGGGTTCATGGTGCTCGCGGCGCTCACCGAGTTCCCGGAGCTGTGGGCCGCCGGCGTCGACGTCGTCGGCATCGCGAACTTCGTGACGTTTCTCGAACACACCGGCGACTGGCGGCGCGAACTGCGGGAGGCAGAGTACGGCTCGCTCGCGGACGACCGCGAGTTCTTGGAGTCGATCTCGCCGGTCAACAGGATCGACCGCATCCAGTCGCCGCTCTTCGTTCTTCACGGCGCGAACGACCCCCGCGTGCCCGTCGACGAGGCAGAACAGATAGCAGAGCGCGCCCGCGAGCAGGGCGTCCCCGTCCGCAAGCTGGTCTTCGACGACGAGGGACACGGACTCTCGAAGCTGGAGAACCGCATCGAGGCGTACCGCGCGATAGTGGCGTTCCTCGGCGAGCACGTATAG